The Mycobacteriales bacterium genome window below encodes:
- a CDS encoding acyl-CoA dehydrogenase family protein: MDFSLTAEQQALYASMKKLAQDVIAPGAAERDKEGRWDADMWRTLAKSGVAGMPIPEEHGGSGASIVDCCLVNEALAEGGHDGGFGLSLGAHWVIGSVPIWLHGTEEQKKRWLPGLTDGTLMGAWASTEPEAGSDAAGIRTTAVRDGDSFVLNGSKIFITNGPIADVCTVLAKTDKGATAFIVDTTTPGFVVGRELDKMGCRSSPTAEIFLQDCRVHESNVLGVEGEALWSVAFECFDWERTVMLAGCVGGMRSTLDQTITYAKQREQFGKPIAHFQAVAHKLAEMEINYQVCKNAVYKAAWLKQEGLPHTIEASVAKALIGKLSVDNALEAVQIHGGYGYLRDFPVERALRDAKLASIGGGTTEIQKMIISRMLLA; this comes from the coding sequence ATGGACTTCAGCCTCACCGCCGAGCAGCAGGCCCTGTACGCCTCGATGAAGAAGCTCGCCCAGGACGTCATCGCCCCGGGCGCGGCCGAGCGCGACAAGGAGGGTCGCTGGGACGCCGACATGTGGCGGACCCTCGCGAAGAGCGGCGTCGCGGGCATGCCGATCCCGGAGGAGCACGGCGGCAGCGGCGCGAGCATTGTCGACTGCTGCCTGGTCAACGAGGCGCTCGCCGAGGGCGGCCACGACGGCGGCTTCGGGCTGTCGCTCGGCGCCCACTGGGTGATCGGCAGCGTCCCGATCTGGCTGCACGGCACCGAGGAGCAGAAGAAGCGCTGGCTGCCCGGCCTCACCGACGGCACCCTCATGGGCGCGTGGGCGTCGACCGAGCCCGAGGCCGGCTCCGACGCCGCGGGGATCCGGACGACCGCCGTCCGCGACGGTGACTCCTTCGTCCTCAACGGCTCGAAGATCTTCATCACCAACGGCCCGATCGCCGACGTCTGCACCGTGCTCGCCAAGACCGACAAGGGCGCGACCGCCTTCATCGTCGACACCACGACGCCGGGCTTCGTCGTCGGTCGCGAGCTCGACAAGATGGGCTGCCGCTCGAGCCCGACCGCCGAGATCTTCCTGCAGGACTGCCGCGTCCACGAGAGCAACGTGCTGGGCGTCGAGGGCGAGGCGCTGTGGTCGGTGGCCTTCGAGTGCTTCGACTGGGAGCGCACCGTCATGCTCGCCGGCTGCGTCGGCGGGATGCGCTCCACGCTCGACCAGACCATCACCTACGCCAAGCAGCGCGAGCAGTTCGGCAAGCCGATCGCTCACTTCCAGGCGGTCGCCCACAAGCTCGCCGAGATGGAGATCAACTACCAGGTCTGCAAGAACGCGGTCTACAAGGCGGCCTGGCTCAAGCAGGAGGGGCTGCCCCACACCATCGAGGCCTCGGTCGCGAAGGCGCTGATCGGCAAGCTCAGCGTCGACAACGCGCTCGAGGCCGTCCAGATCCACGGCGGCTACGGCTACCTGCGCGACTTCCCCGTCGAGCGCGCCCTGCGCGACGCCAAGCTCGCGAGCATCGGCGGCGGCACCACCGAGATCCAGAAGATGATCATCAGCCGGATGCTGCTGGCCTGA
- a CDS encoding PHB depolymerase family esterase has translation MNVRRPVLGLLLGLIVLASARAGFAPETATASGAPLGLGLPGYTQTVTLPIEHAGEARSFVLHVPDGLLGPAPVVIALHGANQTAGKMRGYTRFEELADEQGFVVAFGSGVQGTWNAGGCCRPKANDMAYLDALLAHLTDPVRSRTLIDPRRVFLTGFSNGGMMALRYACERSETVAAVAAVGATVVSPCAPGSPVAVLDVHGEIDRVVPLAGGRNAAFMVDFPAVRPALKPFKALAGDVRVRVVPGVGHGWMTRETMYYDATGAVWDWLRDHPRQRS, from the coding sequence GTGAACGTGCGCCGACCGGTGCTCGGGCTGCTGCTCGGGCTGATCGTCCTGGCGTCCGCGCGCGCCGGCTTCGCGCCGGAGACCGCGACCGCCAGCGGCGCGCCGCTCGGCCTCGGCCTGCCCGGCTACACCCAGACCGTCACGCTCCCCATCGAGCACGCCGGCGAGGCGCGGTCGTTCGTGCTGCACGTCCCCGACGGCCTGCTCGGGCCCGCGCCGGTCGTGATCGCGCTGCACGGCGCCAACCAGACCGCGGGCAAGATGCGCGGCTACACCCGGTTCGAGGAGCTCGCCGACGAGCAGGGCTTCGTCGTCGCGTTCGGCTCCGGGGTGCAGGGCACCTGGAACGCCGGCGGCTGCTGCCGGCCCAAGGCCAACGACATGGCCTACCTCGACGCGCTGCTGGCCCACCTCACCGACCCGGTGCGCTCCCGCACCCTCATCGACCCGCGCCGGGTCTTCCTGACCGGCTTCTCCAACGGCGGGATGATGGCGCTGCGCTACGCGTGCGAGCGTTCCGAGACGGTGGCCGCGGTCGCGGCGGTCGGCGCGACCGTCGTGTCACCGTGCGCGCCGGGCTCGCCCGTCGCCGTCCTCGACGTCCACGGCGAGATCGACCGCGTCGTACCCCTCGCCGGTGGTCGCAATGCGGCCTTCATGGTCGACTTCCCGGCCGTGCGCCCCGCGCTGAAGCCCTTCAAGGCGCTGGCCGGCGACGTGCGGGTGCGCGTGGTTCCCGGGGTCGGGCACGGCTGGATGACCCGGGAGACGATGTACTACGACGCGACCGGCGCGGTCTGGGACTGGCTGCGCGACCACCCCCGCCAGCGCAGCTGA
- the cpaB gene encoding Flp pilus assembly protein CpaB encodes MRKLNTTILIGLIVAGLGFVLVFAYGRNVDDRIADGKATVDVLVAMESLTSGTTAGDLEKKVEKRAIPNEYLAQDAIKDLDEVEGLVLLGPIPEDGQLTKAQFGQARDAGAIKPSDGKIALAIGVDLTPGVARYIAAGSTVDVFATYTNGSGATTPGQPAPADDIAVKRTKLFVSNVKVLSVSVAEVPDDNADNNEDNASSASAATTVEVVAVLDLTPAQAEQVVNAQTLGEIYLALNSVDGEGQVHKTPTGVTPEQVVTANT; translated from the coding sequence GTGCGCAAGCTCAACACCACGATCCTGATCGGGCTGATCGTCGCCGGACTCGGCTTCGTCCTCGTCTTCGCCTACGGCAGGAACGTCGACGACCGCATCGCGGACGGCAAGGCGACGGTCGACGTGCTCGTGGCGATGGAGTCCCTCACGTCCGGGACCACCGCCGGTGACCTCGAGAAGAAGGTCGAGAAGCGCGCGATCCCCAACGAGTACCTCGCCCAGGACGCCATCAAGGACCTCGACGAGGTCGAGGGCCTCGTCCTGCTCGGCCCGATCCCGGAGGACGGCCAGCTCACCAAGGCGCAGTTCGGGCAGGCCCGCGACGCGGGGGCGATCAAGCCGAGCGACGGCAAGATCGCGCTCGCGATCGGCGTCGACCTCACCCCCGGTGTCGCGCGCTACATCGCGGCCGGGTCGACCGTCGACGTCTTCGCCACCTACACCAACGGCAGCGGCGCCACGACCCCTGGCCAGCCCGCCCCGGCCGACGACATCGCGGTCAAGCGCACGAAGCTGTTCGTGAGCAACGTCAAGGTGCTCAGCGTCTCCGTCGCCGAGGTGCCCGACGACAACGCCGACAACAACGAGGACAACGCCTCGAGCGCGTCGGCCGCCACGACCGTCGAGGTCGTTGCGGTCCTCGACCTCACCCCGGCGCAGGCCGAGCAGGTCGTCAACGCGCAGACGCTCGGCGAGATCTACCTCGCCCTCAACAGCGTGGACGGCGAGGGCCAGGTCCACAAGACGCCGACGGGCGTCACCCCCGAGCAGGTCGTGACCGCCAACACGTGA
- a CDS encoding AAA family ATPase — translation MTQSSSTAVVTVAVVDRTGALLGPVRLVADGLDPAPHVLDVDKPAEFSPADLGADVLVVGSKELTGAGLKRIQSWHEVHPHASVIAQLGDGAPTAAVLRAHGVTAWFRGDASAARLQPLLSQALDELVEAVDDSAAVPFEELVEAVPREAMLLTVASATGGCGKTFLATNTAAHLASAGRRVLLVDFDLQFGEVAAALQIRHGYSVYDGLYDASGRALPEEALAEHFDELVFHSPLGFDVLAAPRDPALADYITADDAARVLDTTIEMYDVVIVDTPPSLNDVVLTALDRSALIAVVTILDVPSLRNLTSFLEIMSELEVDEDRLRLVLNKVEDDIGINVGQAQDAFGGRFVAEVPASKAASRSINTGTVVLRSEPRTPLARAMVRTIEALLPDTVLPRGVDAAAHADDSSGKTSRFSRNRKNTGGTA, via the coding sequence GTGACGCAGAGCTCCTCCACCGCCGTGGTCACGGTCGCCGTCGTCGACCGGACGGGTGCCCTCCTGGGCCCCGTCCGGTTGGTGGCCGACGGCCTCGACCCGGCACCCCACGTCCTCGACGTCGACAAGCCGGCGGAGTTCTCGCCGGCGGACTTGGGCGCCGACGTGCTCGTCGTGGGCAGCAAAGAGCTCACCGGGGCCGGCCTCAAGCGGATCCAGAGCTGGCACGAGGTCCACCCGCACGCGTCGGTCATCGCGCAGCTCGGTGACGGGGCTCCCACCGCGGCGGTCCTACGCGCCCACGGCGTCACCGCGTGGTTTCGCGGCGACGCCTCGGCCGCGCGTCTCCAGCCGCTGCTGTCGCAGGCGCTCGACGAACTGGTCGAGGCCGTGGACGACAGCGCGGCGGTGCCCTTCGAGGAGCTCGTCGAGGCAGTGCCCCGGGAGGCCATGCTGCTGACCGTCGCGTCGGCGACCGGCGGCTGCGGCAAGACGTTCCTCGCGACCAACACCGCGGCCCACCTGGCCTCAGCGGGCCGCCGGGTGCTGCTCGTCGACTTCGACCTGCAGTTCGGCGAGGTCGCCGCCGCGCTGCAGATCCGCCACGGCTACTCCGTCTACGACGGTCTCTACGACGCCTCCGGCCGCGCGCTCCCGGAGGAGGCACTGGCCGAGCACTTCGACGAGCTGGTCTTTCACTCGCCCCTGGGCTTCGACGTGCTGGCCGCACCCCGCGACCCCGCGCTGGCGGACTACATCACCGCCGACGACGCGGCGCGGGTGCTCGACACCACCATCGAGATGTACGACGTGGTCATCGTCGACACGCCGCCATCGCTCAACGACGTCGTCCTGACCGCCCTCGACCGCTCCGCCCTGATCGCGGTCGTGACCATCCTCGACGTGCCTTCGCTGCGCAACCTCACCAGCTTCCTCGAGATCATGTCCGAGCTCGAGGTAGACGAGGACCGCCTGCGGCTGGTGCTCAACAAGGTCGAGGACGACATCGGCATCAACGTCGGCCAGGCGCAGGACGCCTTCGGCGGGCGCTTCGTCGCAGAGGTCCCCGCGTCGAAGGCCGCGTCGCGGTCGATCAACACCGGCACGGTCGTGCTGCGCTCCGAGCCCCGGACCCCACTCGCCCGCGCCATGGTCCGCACCATCGAGGCACTGTTGCCCGACACGGTCCTGCCCCGTGGCGTCGATGCCGCGGCGCACGCCGACGACTCCAGCGGGAAGACCTCCCGCTTCTCCCGCAACCGAAAGAACACCGGAGGCACCGCGTGA
- a CDS encoding CpaF family protein has protein sequence MKLSERLNRTGKAPAKGGPAETADAVLPPQAAATPAAAPAGVVTTKKAAEPPPVRAAVGGAAPRRTTASATPTPVRRATPGPAKRGAAVELTGLDSLRAKVRSSVIAELGPKLGGGTVDESVVRALLERHLNEAMVGSRVTVGPTERAKFIDTTLADMLGWGVLTPLMADPEVTEIMVNGLDSVYIERAGVISRTDVRFPTMTDYRTVIDRMLAVAGRRIDEASPMADGRLPDGSRINAIIPPLVVGDPVLTVRRFPEIAFTIEDLVVKGSLSREAADFLRLAIEGKLNVIVSGGTGTGKTTLLNVLSGAIPERERVITIEDAAELRMSQPHVVSLEARPANIEGVGHVSIRDLVRNALRMRPDRIIVGEVRDAAALDMLQAMNTGHEGSMTTVHANSPRDALSRVETMVLMAGIELPLRAIREQVSSAIDMIVQLDRQNDGSRVVSAVTEVQGREGDTITLQDIFTRTGEGPLAATGLRPRCIEKVENRGVKVPSTLFRKTAAATVKRRASTR, from the coding sequence GTGAAGCTGTCCGAGCGGCTCAACCGCACCGGCAAGGCCCCCGCCAAGGGCGGGCCGGCCGAGACCGCCGACGCGGTGCTGCCCCCCCAGGCGGCCGCGACCCCCGCAGCCGCGCCCGCCGGTGTCGTCACCACCAAGAAGGCGGCCGAGCCGCCCCCGGTCCGTGCCGCGGTCGGAGGTGCCGCCCCCCGCCGGACCACCGCCTCCGCAACGCCGACCCCGGTGCGCCGGGCCACCCCCGGCCCGGCCAAGCGCGGCGCCGCGGTCGAGCTCACCGGGCTCGACAGCCTGCGGGCCAAGGTCCGCAGCTCGGTGATCGCGGAGCTCGGCCCCAAGCTGGGCGGCGGCACCGTCGACGAGTCGGTCGTGCGGGCGCTGCTCGAGAGGCACCTCAATGAGGCGATGGTCGGGTCACGGGTCACCGTCGGCCCGACCGAGCGAGCGAAGTTCATCGACACAACGCTCGCCGACATGCTCGGGTGGGGTGTGCTCACGCCGCTGATGGCCGACCCCGAGGTCACCGAGATCATGGTCAACGGCCTCGACTCGGTCTACATCGAGCGCGCCGGGGTCATCAGCCGCACCGACGTGCGGTTCCCGACGATGACCGACTACCGCACCGTCATCGACCGGATGCTCGCGGTGGCCGGACGGCGCATCGACGAGGCGTCGCCCATGGCAGACGGCCGGCTCCCTGACGGTTCGCGCATCAACGCCATCATCCCACCGCTCGTCGTCGGCGACCCGGTGCTCACGGTCCGGCGGTTCCCCGAGATCGCCTTCACCATCGAGGACCTGGTCGTGAAGGGGTCGCTCTCCCGCGAGGCCGCCGACTTCCTGCGCCTCGCCATCGAGGGAAAGCTCAACGTCATCGTGTCGGGCGGCACCGGCACCGGCAAGACGACGCTGCTCAACGTGCTGTCCGGCGCGATCCCCGAGCGCGAGCGCGTCATCACGATCGAGGACGCCGCTGAGCTGCGGATGTCGCAGCCGCACGTCGTCTCGCTCGAGGCCCGCCCTGCCAACATCGAGGGCGTCGGCCACGTGTCCATCCGCGACCTCGTCCGCAACGCGCTACGCATGCGCCCCGACCGCATCATCGTCGGGGAGGTCCGCGACGCCGCGGCGCTCGACATGCTCCAGGCCATGAACACCGGCCACGAGGGCTCCATGACCACCGTCCACGCCAACAGCCCGCGCGACGCCCTGTCGCGCGTGGAGACGATGGTCCTCATGGCCGGCATCGAGCTGCCACTGCGGGCGATCCGCGAGCAGGTCTCCTCGGCGATCGACATGATCGTGCAGCTCGACCGCCAGAACGACGGCTCGCGCGTCGTCTCGGCCGTCACCGAGGTGCAGGGCCGCGAGGGCGACACCATCACCCTCCAGGACATCTTCACGCGCACGGGCGAGGGCCCATTGGCCGCGACCGGGCTCCGGCCGCGCTGCATCGAGAAGGTCGAGAACCGCGGTGTGAAGGTGCCGTCCACCCTGTTCCGCAAAACGGCAGCGGCGACCGTCAAGCGGCGGGCGTCCACCCGATGA
- a CDS encoding type II secretion system F family protein: protein MTALLLALLVSGGIFVAVVASRSSSELKVRDLRKVLDTYSSDEAAVAPQEDDDLRKALAQTGRLAERAFGDTGVFSRIRTTLARSDWTLGPGEFIAVSIAASAAGVLVGAVSSSPPLAVLLGVLGLVGPFLLVTRAVNKRRADFEEQLPDVLDLLAASLESGAGIAAALELVIAEAPDPAASEFARVLTATRLGATLVDGLADMAERLGSRDLLYTVQAISVQQRTGGKLAEVLGIVADFMRGRAELRREIKALTAEGRLSAYILGGLPFAIAGFISIVNPDYLDPLYTTLPGVVMLLGAGILMLISFFFMARIIKIEV from the coding sequence ATGACGGCCCTTCTGCTCGCGCTCCTGGTGTCGGGCGGCATCTTCGTCGCCGTCGTGGCCTCGCGCAGCTCCAGCGAGCTCAAGGTGCGCGACCTCCGCAAGGTCCTCGACACCTACAGCTCCGACGAGGCCGCCGTCGCCCCGCAGGAGGACGACGACCTGCGCAAGGCGCTCGCGCAGACGGGTCGCCTCGCCGAGAGGGCGTTCGGCGACACCGGCGTGTTCTCGCGCATCCGCACGACCCTGGCCAGGTCCGACTGGACGCTCGGTCCTGGCGAGTTCATCGCCGTGTCGATCGCCGCCTCCGCGGCAGGCGTGCTGGTCGGTGCGGTCTCGTCGTCGCCCCCGCTCGCGGTGCTGCTAGGGGTGCTGGGGCTGGTCGGGCCGTTCCTGCTCGTCACGCGCGCGGTCAACAAGCGCCGCGCAGACTTCGAGGAGCAGCTGCCCGACGTGCTCGACCTGCTTGCCGCCTCGCTGGAGTCGGGCGCCGGCATCGCGGCCGCGCTGGAGCTCGTCATCGCAGAGGCACCCGACCCGGCGGCGTCTGAGTTCGCCCGCGTCCTCACCGCCACCCGGCTCGGAGCCACCCTGGTCGACGGGCTCGCCGACATGGCGGAGCGGCTCGGCTCGCGCGACCTCCTCTACACCGTGCAGGCGATCTCGGTGCAGCAGCGCACCGGCGGCAAGCTCGCCGAGGTTCTCGGCATCGTCGCCGACTTCATGCGCGGGCGGGCGGAGCTGCGACGCGAGATCAAGGCGCTCACGGCGGAGGGACGCCTGTCGGCGTACATCCTCGGCGGGCTGCCCTTCGCCATCGCCGGCTTCATCTCGATCGTCAACCCGGACTACCTCGACCCGCTCTACACGACGCTTCCGGGCGTGGTGATGCTGCTCGGAGCGGGGATCCTGATGCTCATCTCGTTCTTCTTCATGGCGCGCATCATCAAGATCGAGGTCTGA
- a CDS encoding type II secretion system F family protein, with translation MLLPLLLVTLGLGVLAFGLAQQRMSVTAMPDDVDIALGNAALPDPDSTPRPGVVYRALEPLLASGGSLVRRVSPVRRIQLSRDRIVWAGLEGSFTLEKLLGYKAAGFVAGGLFGLLGAPGSVPLAVWAGGLAGAASFVPDAVLSSRATERQNQIARALPEALDLLALTVEAGLGFEQAIEVVVDNTTGPLSGELTRLLREIELGVPRRDALAALRERTDVPELSSFVVALVQSDQMGIALADVLKTQAAQVRLKRRQRAREQAAKTPVKILFPVVLGIFPALFVVTIGPGAINIARSIL, from the coding sequence GTGCTGCTCCCGCTCCTGCTCGTGACGCTCGGGCTCGGTGTCCTGGCCTTCGGCCTCGCCCAGCAGCGGATGTCGGTGACCGCGATGCCCGACGACGTCGACATCGCGCTCGGCAACGCCGCCCTGCCCGACCCTGACAGCACACCCCGCCCCGGGGTCGTCTACCGCGCCCTCGAGCCGCTGCTGGCCTCCGGCGGGTCTCTCGTACGCCGCGTCTCGCCGGTGCGCCGCATCCAGTTGTCCCGCGACCGCATCGTCTGGGCCGGGCTCGAGGGCTCGTTCACCCTGGAGAAGCTGCTCGGCTACAAGGCCGCCGGCTTCGTCGCCGGCGGGCTGTTCGGCCTCCTCGGCGCCCCGGGGTCCGTGCCGCTCGCCGTGTGGGCGGGCGGTCTCGCAGGGGCAGCGTCCTTCGTGCCAGACGCCGTGCTGTCATCGAGAGCCACTGAGCGGCAGAACCAGATCGCCCGGGCCCTGCCCGAGGCGCTCGACCTGCTCGCCCTCACCGTCGAAGCCGGGCTCGGCTTCGAGCAAGCGATCGAGGTCGTCGTCGACAACACCACCGGTCCGCTGTCGGGCGAGCTGACCCGGCTGCTGCGCGAGATCGAGCTCGGCGTCCCGCGCCGGGACGCCCTGGCCGCCCTCCGCGAGCGCACCGACGTCCCCGAGCTGTCGTCGTTCGTGGTCGCGCTGGTCCAGTCGGACCAGATGGGCATCGCGCTCGCCGACGTCCTGAAGACGCAGGCCGCGCAGGTGCGGCTCAAGCGGCGGCAGCGGGCCCGCGAGCAGGCCGCCAAGACGCCCGTGAAGATCCTGTTCCCCGTCGTGCTCGGCATCTTCCCGGCGCTGTTCGTCGTCACGATCGGCCCCGGTGCCATCAACATCGCCCGGTCGATCCTGTGA
- a CDS encoding Flp family type IVb pilin: MLSFYITLQGLLSDRRDALAARDDRGATAVEYGLMVALIAAVIIGAVTALGTNLIEKFEEVAEAVGIAGD; encoded by the coding sequence GTGCTCAGCTTCTACATCACCCTGCAGGGCCTGCTCAGCGACCGCCGCGACGCGCTCGCCGCTCGTGACGACCGCGGTGCGACCGCGGTGGAGTACGGCCTGATGGTCGCCCTCATCGCCGCCGTCATCATCGGTGCCGTCACGGCCCTCGGCACGAACCTCATCGAGAAGTTCGAGGAGGTCGCCGAGGCCGTCGGCATCGCCGGCGACTAG
- a CDS encoding signal peptidase I produces the protein MTTLDDLRAPLDLSSYLPSPRTESVGTPLADDPARSWTDEPRARQLPERPVVAAPPARERAGGRWVDHLLTLGAVVGLLVTGLTVAATLTGLRPLVVRSGSMEPTISTGGMVLTRQVTAAEIGVGDVVAVERPDRTRVTHRVVAVVQRGATAELTLKGDANTDNDPLPVTVTTAGEVVYSAPWLGRVSAFLASAKGGFVLGLLVGAVVVTTLRRQPER, from the coding sequence ATGACCACGCTCGACGACCTCCGTGCGCCGCTGGACCTCTCGTCGTACCTCCCCTCACCGCGGACCGAGTCCGTCGGCACCCCGCTGGCCGACGACCCGGCTCGCAGCTGGACCGACGAGCCGCGCGCGCGCCAGCTCCCGGAGCGTCCCGTCGTCGCGGCACCTCCCGCTCGCGAGCGGGCGGGCGGCCGCTGGGTCGATCACCTGCTCACCCTCGGGGCCGTCGTGGGTCTGCTCGTCACCGGCCTCACTGTGGCCGCGACGCTGACCGGTCTGCGCCCACTGGTCGTGAGGTCCGGCTCGATGGAGCCGACCATCTCCACCGGCGGGATGGTCCTGACCAGGCAGGTCACCGCCGCCGAGATCGGAGTCGGTGACGTCGTCGCGGTCGAGCGCCCCGACCGCACCCGCGTCACGCACCGCGTCGTGGCCGTCGTCCAGCGCGGGGCGACCGCCGAGCTGACGCTCAAGGGCGACGCCAACACCGACAACGACCCGCTGCCGGTCACCGTCACGACGGCTGGCGAGGTCGTCTACAGCGCGCCCTGGCTGGGCCGGGTCAGTGCCTTCCTCGCCAGTGCCAAGGGCGGCTTCGTCCTCGGGTTGCTGGTCGGCGCCGTCGTCGTCACGACGTTGCGGAGGCAGCCGGAGCGATGA